One segment of Thermococcus profundus DNA contains the following:
- a CDS encoding pyridoxal-phosphate-dependent aminotransferase family protein encodes MELKFEMTYEDAYRELYELVKPKYKLFTAGPVACFPEVLAIMSVQMFSHRSAEAKEVHVDTLNRLKAFLEANKGEVILFPSSGTGFMEAAVRNTVPRGGKVLVTVIGAFGKRFADVVKANGREAVVLEKEPGQAIKPEELDEALKKNPDVHAVTITYNETSTGVLNPLPELAKVVHEHDKLLFVDAVSAMGGADIRFDEWGIDLVFASSQKAFGVPPGLAVAAVSERVFEIAEKMPERGWYFDLPLYKKFNEKKKGTPSTPPLPQIFGLNVVLRIVEKMGGKKEWLGMYRKRSERIREGVKEMGLGILAEPGHESPTITAVVVPEGMKGVDVYNAMRKRGFELAKGYGSVAEKTFRIGNMGYMTFEDIEDMLANLREVIERLKG; translated from the coding sequence GTGGAGCTGAAGTTTGAGATGACCTACGAAGACGCTTACAGGGAGCTTTACGAGCTTGTCAAGCCGAAGTACAAGCTCTTCACCGCCGGCCCGGTTGCATGCTTCCCCGAGGTTCTCGCGATTATGAGCGTCCAGATGTTCAGCCACCGCTCGGCCGAAGCTAAGGAGGTTCACGTTGATACCCTCAACAGGCTCAAGGCCTTTCTTGAGGCAAACAAAGGAGAGGTAATCCTCTTCCCGAGTTCCGGAACGGGCTTCATGGAGGCCGCCGTCAGAAACACCGTCCCGCGCGGAGGAAAGGTTCTCGTCACTGTCATCGGCGCATTTGGAAAGCGCTTCGCAGATGTAGTCAAGGCCAACGGGAGGGAGGCTGTAGTCCTTGAGAAAGAGCCTGGGCAGGCAATAAAGCCGGAGGAGCTCGATGAAGCACTCAAGAAGAACCCGGACGTTCATGCAGTTACCATAACCTACAACGAGACCTCCACCGGTGTTTTAAACCCGCTCCCTGAGCTGGCCAAGGTAGTTCACGAGCACGACAAGCTCCTCTTCGTCGACGCTGTTTCAGCCATGGGTGGGGCCGACATAAGGTTTGACGAGTGGGGAATCGATTTGGTCTTCGCGAGCAGCCAGAAGGCCTTTGGCGTTCCGCCTGGGCTGGCGGTGGCAGCGGTCAGCGAGCGTGTCTTTGAGATAGCTGAGAAGATGCCGGAGCGCGGCTGGTACTTCGATCTACCACTGTACAAGAAGTTCAACGAGAAGAAGAAGGGAACGCCCTCAACCCCACCGCTACCGCAGATATTCGGCCTCAACGTCGTGCTCAGGATAGTTGAGAAGATGGGCGGAAAGAAGGAGTGGCTCGGCATGTACAGGAAGAGAAGCGAGAGGATCAGGGAAGGCGTCAAGGAGATGGGCCTTGGAATTCTGGCTGAACCCGGCCACGAGAGCCCGACGATCACCGCCGTTGTCGTTCCAGAGGGCATGAAGGGCGTTGACGTTTACAATGCCATGAGGAAGAGGGGCTTCGAGCTGGCCAAGGGCTACGGAAGCGTTGCTGAGAAGACCTTCAGGATTGGAAACATGGGCTACATGACCTTCGAGGACATTGAGGATATGCTCGCCAACCTCCGCGAGGTCATAGAAAGGCTTAAGGGATGA
- a CDS encoding ABC transporter permease: MRSNTLKIALRNNKFKIGVAIVSFFIIFALIGPMFSKFDPLGYYVVKIGERSITKASTPNIPPGGIGEIFTPHGVVKVKHYLGTDSFGRDLYSQVVYGLRSSLFVGLVGGGLATLIGLLVGFVAGYKGGWTDEILMMLTNILLVIPTLALLIIIAAYVTYRGILIESIIIGITAWPWTARAVRAQTFSLKEREFVALAKIAGMRDLAIIFEEIMPNMISYVFMVFILQFGGAILAAVGLDFIGLGPTKGVSLGIILQNAVLWNAIQLGYWWWAITPGLVIALLITGLYFINTGLDEVFNPRLRRGGE, from the coding sequence ATGAGGAGCAACACTCTGAAGATCGCCTTGAGGAACAACAAGTTTAAGATAGGCGTTGCAATAGTGAGCTTCTTCATAATTTTCGCTTTAATCGGTCCGATGTTTTCCAAATTTGACCCCCTAGGATACTATGTTGTTAAAATTGGGGAAAGGAGCATCACAAAAGCTTCAACCCCAAACATTCCACCTGGAGGAATAGGGGAGATATTCACACCCCACGGGGTAGTTAAGGTAAAGCATTATCTCGGAACCGACAGCTTTGGAAGGGACCTTTACAGTCAGGTTGTTTATGGCCTTAGGAGTTCACTCTTCGTGGGTCTCGTTGGGGGAGGCCTCGCAACGTTAATCGGCCTCCTGGTGGGATTTGTAGCAGGATACAAAGGCGGTTGGACCGACGAAATACTCATGATGCTAACCAACATCCTGCTCGTGATACCCACCCTAGCCCTTCTAATCATTATAGCCGCCTATGTGACGTACAGGGGCATCCTGATAGAGAGCATTATAATAGGGATTACCGCCTGGCCATGGACTGCAAGGGCCGTTAGGGCACAGACGTTCTCATTGAAGGAGAGAGAGTTCGTGGCGCTGGCTAAGATAGCAGGGATGAGAGACTTGGCCATAATCTTCGAGGAAATAATGCCCAACATGATCTCCTACGTCTTCATGGTCTTCATCCTCCAGTTCGGCGGTGCCATACTGGCCGCAGTGGGTCTTGACTTCATAGGCCTGGGTCCGACCAAGGGGGTATCCCTCGGAATCATCCTCCAGAACGCAGTACTGTGGAACGCAATACAGCTTGGATACTGGTGGTGGGCAATCACGCCGGGACTAGTTATAGCCCTTCTGATAACAGGTCTATACTTCATAAACACCGGCCTCGATGAGGTCTTCAACCCGAGACTCAGGAGGGGTGGGGAATGA
- a CDS encoding ABC transporter permease yields the protein MRKITIYILTFFFAVTIDWAIPRFMPGDPVSVLLSRFATLPNVAEHLHSYFIQSFGLDKPLWEQYLSFWKALLHGDLGVSIYYYPKPVAEIIKSALPYDIALLVPSIVLSWIVGNWLGALAGKSKKIDSFLMPVFYFLTASPYFWFAIVLAYFFGVKLDWFPVSGAYSYGIMPSLSWAFIKDFLHHWTLPFLSLFLVQLGGWAIGMRNMIIYEVEADYARYLEALGSSEKLILKHAFRNAMLPQVTGLALQLGLIVAGALTTEVVFSYPGIGYVLMQGILNQDYFLIQGCFLMIILNVLVANFVIDILYVVIDPRVKYSYTGGE from the coding sequence ATGAGGAAGATAACAATTTACATACTAACCTTCTTCTTCGCGGTCACGATAGACTGGGCAATCCCAAGGTTTATGCCGGGGGATCCGGTTTCCGTGCTTTTATCGAGGTTTGCTACCCTGCCAAACGTTGCCGAACATCTCCACTCATACTTCATCCAGTCCTTTGGTCTGGATAAGCCCCTTTGGGAACAATATCTCTCGTTTTGGAAGGCCCTTCTCCACGGAGATTTAGGCGTAAGCATTTACTACTATCCAAAGCCGGTGGCTGAAATCATAAAGAGTGCCCTACCATATGATATTGCCCTTCTCGTGCCTTCAATAGTTCTCAGCTGGATAGTTGGAAACTGGCTGGGGGCCCTGGCAGGTAAGAGCAAGAAGATAGACTCATTTTTAATGCCCGTCTTCTACTTCCTGACAGCTTCACCATACTTCTGGTTCGCAATAGTCCTTGCGTACTTCTTTGGTGTTAAGCTGGATTGGTTCCCTGTTTCGGGTGCATACAGCTACGGCATAATGCCATCACTGAGCTGGGCGTTTATCAAGGACTTTTTACACCACTGGACGCTGCCCTTCCTCAGCCTCTTCCTCGTCCAGCTCGGAGGTTGGGCAATAGGTATGAGAAATATGATAATCTACGAAGTAGAGGCAGATTACGCACGCTATCTTGAGGCGTTGGGCTCATCTGAGAAACTCATACTAAAGCACGCGTTCAGGAACGCTATGCTCCCCCAGGTAACAGGACTCGCGCTCCAGCTCGGCCTCATCGTTGCAGGTGCCCTAACAACAGAAGTAGTCTTCTCATATCCTGGAATAGGCTACGTCCTGATGCAGGGAATACTCAACCAGGATTACTTCCTCATACAGGGATGTTTCCTCATGATAATTCTGAACGTCCTTGTTGCCAACTTCGTGATAGACATACTCTACGTTGTGATCGATCCGAGGGTTAAGTACTCCTACACGGGGGGAGAATGA
- a CDS encoding ABC transporter ATP-binding protein produces the protein MSLLSVKNLKIYYKTPVGFVKAVDGVSFDVKEGEVFGIAGESGCGKSTLVNSLILRKPPMTHMGGEAIFKGKDLMKLDKEEERKIKYTELSIIPQYAMNALNPTKKIKDIVWDLAREHGAEDRKEVEKLLRERLRMVKLSEKVADMYPIELSGGMRQRTTMVVSTLMNPDLLIADEITSALDVTTQRVVLELLHYFMREGIVKAIIFVTHDLSLLDKIADRVMILYAGKVAEIGPTEEVINSPAHPYTSLLIESLPRIGVHYNQTKLKGIPGYPISLLNPPAGCRFYPRCPYSMDVCQNTEPKMVSVGDNHLAACHLLGVRRNE, from the coding sequence ATGAGTTTGTTGAGTGTCAAGAACCTCAAAATCTATTATAAGACCCCCGTTGGCTTCGTTAAGGCTGTTGATGGCGTCTCATTTGACGTTAAGGAGGGGGAGGTTTTTGGTATTGCTGGGGAGAGCGGTTGCGGTAAATCCACCCTCGTCAACTCCCTTATCCTTAGGAAGCCCCCAATGACCCACATGGGCGGCGAGGCAATCTTCAAGGGTAAGGACCTAATGAAGTTGGACAAGGAAGAGGAGCGTAAGATAAAATACACCGAATTATCAATCATCCCCCAGTACGCTATGAACGCCCTCAATCCCACGAAGAAGATCAAAGACATCGTCTGGGATTTAGCCAGGGAGCATGGGGCAGAGGACAGGAAGGAGGTTGAAAAGCTTCTTCGAGAAAGGCTCAGGATGGTAAAGCTAAGTGAAAAAGTCGCCGACATGTATCCCATAGAGCTTTCAGGGGGCATGAGGCAGAGGACTACGATGGTGGTTTCAACGCTCATGAATCCTGACTTGTTAATTGCGGATGAGATTACGTCGGCACTTGATGTAACGACGCAGAGGGTCGTTCTCGAGTTGCTACACTACTTCATGCGGGAGGGAATTGTAAAGGCAATAATTTTTGTCACTCATGACCTTTCCCTGCTAGATAAGATAGCCGACAGAGTTATGATACTCTACGCAGGCAAGGTAGCTGAAATCGGGCCTACAGAGGAGGTCATCAACTCGCCGGCACATCCATACACGTCTCTGCTTATTGAGTCCCTGCCTCGTATCGGAGTGCATTATAACCAGACCAAATTGAAGGGTATCCCCGGCTATCCGATTAGTCTACTTAATCCTCCAGCTGGCTGCCGTTTTTACCCAAGATGTCCCTACTCGATGGATGTCTGTCAAAATACTGAACCCAAAATGGTCAGTGTTGGGGATAATCACCTGGCCGCTTGCCATTTATTAGGGGTGAGGAGGAATGAGTGA
- a CDS encoding ABC transporter ATP-binding protein → MSEPLVRIEHLTKLFTSGFIGGFQIRAVDDVSFNIREGEIISLVGESGSGKTTVGKLILRLLKPTSGRILFRGEDINEFKGDKLRKYYYKHVQAVFQDPFASFNPLYPVDRAFDLVFENFLPHTSREKREELIAKSLEDVGLNPNEVLGKYPHQLSGGQLQRILIARALLVEPSLLVADEAVSMLDASTRIDVLNLLGEVRDKLRTSVLFVTHDLALGYYISDTTLIMYRGRLVEFGDTEKVFKNPLHPYTKMLLESVPDLNVKWEFKGEIKPEEEEKGIYEITGCNYAPRCPLATDKCWKVRPKVIEFEKKHWVACHRTGEG, encoded by the coding sequence ATGAGTGAGCCGTTAGTTAGGATCGAGCATTTAACTAAGCTCTTCACTTCAGGCTTCATTGGAGGCTTCCAGATTAGGGCTGTTGATGATGTCAGCTTTAACATTCGAGAGGGAGAGATTATCTCACTCGTTGGAGAGAGTGGTAGTGGGAAGACTACAGTTGGGAAGCTCATCCTCAGGCTTTTAAAACCCACTTCAGGCCGGATCCTGTTTAGGGGGGAGGATATTAACGAATTCAAGGGAGATAAGCTCAGAAAGTATTATTACAAGCACGTACAGGCGGTTTTTCAGGACCCGTTCGCAAGCTTTAACCCGCTGTACCCCGTGGACAGAGCATTTGATTTGGTGTTTGAGAATTTCCTCCCACACACAAGCAGAGAGAAGAGAGAAGAGCTAATAGCTAAATCCCTGGAAGACGTGGGGCTAAACCCCAACGAAGTCCTTGGAAAATATCCCCACCAGCTCAGCGGCGGCCAGCTCCAGCGCATTCTAATAGCTCGCGCATTGCTTGTCGAACCTTCCCTCCTGGTTGCGGACGAGGCGGTTTCAATGCTCGACGCGAGCACGAGAATAGACGTTCTGAACCTTCTCGGAGAAGTCAGAGACAAGCTGAGGACTTCAGTTCTCTTTGTAACCCATGACCTTGCCCTGGGATACTACATCAGCGACACGACTCTAATAATGTACAGGGGACGTCTAGTGGAGTTTGGAGACACTGAGAAGGTCTTCAAGAATCCCCTTCACCCGTACACCAAGATGCTCTTGGAGAGCGTGCCGGACCTCAACGTAAAATGGGAGTTCAAAGGGGAAATTAAACCGGAAGAAGAAGAAAAGGGGATATACGAAATCACTGGATGCAACTACGCTCCCCGCTGTCCACTTGCAACTGATAAATGCTGGAAGGTTAGACCCAAGGTCATCGAGTTTGAGAAGAAGCACTGGGTTGCCTGCCATAGGACCGGAGAGGGATGA